From one Lycium barbarum isolate Lr01 chromosome 6, ASM1917538v2, whole genome shotgun sequence genomic stretch:
- the LOC132599173 gene encoding probable LRR receptor-like serine/threonine-protein kinase At2g16250, giving the protein MVHQQQGRVIFFCFVFFLLFDSTFEQGVSFSFAEKFALLQLRSSLGLRAYEWPIKGNPCLDWTGILCENGRVTKINISGFKRTRVGSQIPQFSIDALQNLTFLDSFNASNFALPGNIPEWLGNLASLKVLDLRSCSIIGPIPPTLGNLTSLVTLNLSNNGITGQIPSSFGQLSRISTLDLSKNKLVGPIPASFGSLQNLTLLDMSSNFFNGAIPPDIGTLLQLKSLNLSDNSLISSIPAQLGNLSNLVDLDLSSNSLTGVVPELGGLRNLQRFAVENNRLSGSLPDALWSMPQLQLLDVSANNFTGILPNVSSVVNATGAVFNLSQNMFYGNLPSLNRRFSFLDLSGNYFEGRLPDYARSNASINSNCLQNVSSQRSRSECASFYSERGLSFDNFGEPNATEPLPAPKSNKKSHRNVIILAAVLGSVGLIALLLICILLLIFCTRKRSGTTQRATGVGPGPASSSPPPPPGPGVSLNFSSLGDAFTYQQILQATGEFNDANLMKHGHSGDLFRGILEGGTLIVVKRIDVNSARKEAYLSELDFFSKVSHSRLVPFMGHCLDNENENEKFLVYKYMPNGDLSSSLFRKNNSDDDSLQSLDWITRLKIAIGAAEGLSYLHHECNPPLVHRDVQASSILLDDKFEVRLGSLNEVCAQEGDSHQNRISRLLRFPQTSEQGASGTPSATCAYDVYCFGKVLLELVTGKLGISASNDASMKEWLDGTLKYISIYDKELVTNIVDPSLIIDEDLLEEVWAMAIVARSCLNPKPSRRPLMRYILKALENPLKVVREEHTSSARLRATSSRSSWNAALFGSWRSSSDVAAVPAAAAVNKLEATSSLKQSGTTGSQGSGPNGDNGHSSSTRRHSKEIFPEPHEE; this is encoded by the exons ATGGTGCACCAACAACAGGGTAGAgtgattttcttttgttttgtgtttttcttgttgtTTGACTCTACATTTGAGCAAGGGGTTAGTTTTTCTTTTGCTGAgaaatttgctttgcttcaaCTGAGATCTTCATTAGGGTTAAGAGCATATGAATGGCCTATAAAAGGTAACCCTTGTTTAGACTGGACAGGTATTCTTTGTGAAAATGGTAGAGTCACTAAGATCAATATATCTGGTTTTAAAAGAACCAGAGTTGGGAGTCAAATCCCTCAATTTTCAATTGATGCCCTTCAAAATTTGACCTTTTTGGACTCTTTTAATGCTTCCAATTTTGCACTCCCTGGAAATATTCCTGAATGGCTTGGAAATCTTGCATCTCTTAAGGTTCTTGATCTTAGGTCATGTTCTATAATTGGTCCTATTCCTCCTACCTTAGGCAATTTGACTAGTTTAGTTACTCTAAATTTGTCCAACAATGGTATCACTGGGCAAATTCCCTCGAGTTTCGGTCAATTGTCGCGTATTTCGACTCTTGATCTTTCGAAAAATAAGCTTGTGGGGCCCATTCCTGCTTCCTTTGGTTCACTTCAGAACCTTACCTTGCTTGATATGTCCTCAAATTTCTTCAATGGGGCTATTCCTCCAGACATTGGGACTTTGCTTCAGTTGAAATCCTTGAATCTGTCTGATAACAGCTTAATTTCGTCCATACCTGCCCAACTCGGTAACCTTTCTAATCTGGTTGACCTTGACCTCAGCTCCAATAGTCTTACTGGAGTGGTCCCCGAATTAGGAGGATTACGAAACTTGCAGAGATTTGCTGTTGAGAATAATAGGCTGTCGGGATCCTTGCCTGATGCTTTGTGGTCAATGCCTCAGTTGCAACTTCTAGATGTCTCTGCGAATAACTTCACTGGTATTCTCCCAAATGTTAGCTCCGTTGTCAATGCTACTGGTGCAGTGTTTAATCTTTCTCAGAATATGTTCTATGGAAATTTGCCATCTTTAAACAGAAGGTTCAGTTTTCTAGATCTATCAGGAAACTATTTTGAAGGCAGACTACCAGATTACGCACGAAGCAACGCGTCAATTAATAGCAATTGCCTCCAAAATGTATCAAGTCAAAGGAGTAGGAGTGAATGTGCATCTTTTTATAGCGAGCGTGGCTTGTCGTTTGATAATTTTGGAGAGCCAAATGCCACCGAGCCTCTTCCAGCTCCCAAATCCAACAAAAAGAGTCACAGAAATGTAATCATATTGGCGGCCGTTCTGGGCAGCGTTGGATTAATTGCACTTCTCCTTATTTGTATATTGCTGCTGATTTTTTGCACTCGCAAACGGAGTGGCACGACTCAAAGAGCCACTGGGGTTGGGCCGGGTCCCGCCAGTTCAAGTCCACCACCACCTCCGGGACCCGGAGTATCACTGAATTTTTCAAGTTTAGGAGATGCATTTACCTACCAGCAGATTCTTCAAGCTACAGGTGAGTTCAATGATGCAAATCTTATGAAGCATGGCCATTCAGGTGATCTCTTCCGTGGTATCTTAGAAGGCGGGACCCTTATAGTTGTCAAAAGAATTGATGTGAATTCTGCAAGGAAGGAAGCATATTTGTCAGAATTGGACTTCTTCAGCAAGGTTTCTCACTCCAGATTAGTCCCTTTTATGGGACACTGTTTGGATAATGAGAATGAGAATGAAAAGTTCCTGGTATATAAGTATATGCCAAATGGAGATCTCTCCAGTTCTTTGTTTAGAAAAAACAATTCGGATGATGATAGTTTGCAGTCATTGGATTGGATAACAAGACTGAAAATTGCTATTGGAGCTGCTGAGGGTTTGTCTTATCTACATCATGAATGTAACCCGCCTTTAGTGCACAG AGATGTTCAAGCAAGCAGCATACTtcttgatgataagtttgaaGTGCGGTTAGGGAGTTTAAATGAGGTCTGTGCACAAGAAGGAGACAGCCATCAAAACAGAATATCCAGGCTGCTCAGGTTTCCACA GACGTCGGAACAAGGTGCATCAG GTACACCTAGTGCCACCTGTGCGTATGATGTCTACtgttttggaaaggttttgtTAGAGCTAGTAACTGGCAAGCTGGGTATTAGTGCATCCAATGACGCCAGCATGAAGGAGTGGTTGGATGGTACACTAAAGTACATTAGTATATATGATAAAGAACTTGTCACAAACATTGTGGATCCTTCCTTAATCATAGACGAAGATTTATTAGAGGAAGTATGGGCGATGGCTATTGTTGCCAGATCTTGCCTCAATCCCAAGCCTTCAAGGAGACCTTTAATGAGATACATCCTTAAAGCTTTGGAAAACCCTTTGAAGGTAGTTAGGGAAGAACATACTAGCTCAGCAAGACTTAGAGCAACTTCATCAAGAAGTTCATGGAACGCCGCACTGTTTGGCAGCTGGCGTAGTTCCTCAGATGTGGCAGCCGTACCTGCTGCAGCCGCAGTTAATAAGTTGGAAGCAACAAGTAGTTTGAAGCAATCAGGAACAACGGGTTCTCAAGGAAGTGGTCCTAATGGGGACAATGGTCATTCTTCATCAACTAGACGACATTCTAAAGAGATTTTTCCCGAGCCACATGAGGAGTAG
- the LOC132599174 gene encoding AP-3 complex subunit sigma-like yields the protein MIKGVILMNDKGKPRLVKFYDYHPAEKQQELIRRLYAVLSSRAENVSNFVKVDSLFGSDARLVYKTYATLHILFIFDSSENELAMLDLMQVFVETMDKCFSNVRELDIVFNFNKVHAILDEIILGGQVLETSSSEVVKAVEEISKMERAANSIMAVPSITGWQSR from the exons ATGATTAAGGGAGTGATCTTGATGAACGATAAGGGCAAACCCCGTCTTGTTAAATTCTATGATTATCAT CCCGCTGAGAAGCAGCAAGAGTTGATTCGAAGACTATATGCAG TTTTAAGCAGTAGAGCAGAAAATGTAAGCAACTTCGTCAAGGTTGACTCCCTTTTTGGATCA GATGCTCGACTTGTGTACAAGACTTATGCCACACTACATATTTTATTCATATTTGACAGCTCAGAGAATGAGCTTGCTATGCTTGATCTCATGCAAG TTTTTGTGGAGACAATGGACAAGTGTTTCAGCAATGTGCGTGAACTTGATATAGTATTCAACTTTAATAAG GTGCATGCTATATTAGATGAGATCATTTTGGGAGGTCAAGTTCTTGAGACAAGTTCCTCAGAAGTGGTCAAGGCAGTTGAAGAAATCTCTAA GATGGAAAGGGCTGCAAATTCAATCATGGCAGTTCCATCAATAACTGGCTGGCAAAGTCGATAG